From Granulicella sp. WH15, the proteins below share one genomic window:
- a CDS encoding ParB/RepB/Spo0J family partition protein yields the protein MNTTVINATEYRNLPLALLTESTTNPRRIFEDAALKELAESIRTQGILSPLLVRPLNERGFEIVAGARRYRAAQMAESETVPVRIVNLTDAETLEAQLVENLMRRDVHPMEEAQGFRALLNLEEPKYSIEQISARTGKNPTYVAARVKLTELAPVVVETFYREEIGVGHALLLAKLQPDQQEQALAACFKEVYGGGDKSARILLPARSLRFWIESNILLILKLAPFDKRDGQLVPAVGSCVDCPMRTGHNKLLFSDLGKLDACTSPTCYQAKVDAHVAKTIAAKPELVQISTAYGGQKEGSPVLPRNKYTAIRDDKPKSKDDAKRPEFKVCKFTTEAIITEGSEVGTIHKVCANPTCPVHHPKQPTSRNDEKWKAEQEKQRKEQAIANTTGIRVLSAIGAAVPVRLLKRDLLFIIERLVSVMDDNRVEMLARQHGIRQKRDEGGIRKSFAVFVRRADEGTLSRLLVESGILLAASRGNPSTVLKDAATAYKVDTDAISTKVRQEFTAKKKAPQPATKAAKKAA from the coding sequence ATGAACACCACCGTTATCAACGCCACCGAGTACCGCAACCTTCCGCTTGCCTTGCTCACTGAGTCCACGACCAACCCACGCCGCATCTTCGAGGATGCAGCTTTGAAGGAACTTGCAGAGAGCATCCGTACCCAGGGCATTCTCTCCCCCTTGCTTGTGCGTCCCTTGAATGAGCGCGGCTTTGAGATTGTGGCAGGAGCACGGCGTTACCGCGCCGCGCAGATGGCAGAGTCTGAGACTGTGCCCGTCCGTATCGTCAATCTCACCGACGCCGAAACTCTTGAGGCTCAATTGGTCGAAAACCTGATGAGGCGTGACGTTCATCCGATGGAGGAGGCGCAGGGTTTTCGCGCTCTCCTGAATCTGGAAGAACCGAAATACTCCATCGAACAAATCTCCGCACGTACCGGGAAAAACCCCACCTATGTCGCGGCTCGTGTGAAGCTGACCGAGCTTGCGCCTGTCGTGGTCGAAACCTTCTACCGGGAGGAGATCGGCGTCGGCCATGCGCTCTTGCTGGCGAAGCTCCAGCCCGACCAGCAGGAACAGGCGCTTGCCGCTTGCTTCAAAGAGGTGTACGGCGGGGGCGACAAATCCGCACGTATTCTTCTCCCTGCCCGCAGCCTCCGGTTCTGGATTGAGTCGAACATCCTGCTCATTCTGAAACTTGCTCCGTTTGATAAGCGGGACGGGCAGCTTGTGCCAGCAGTCGGGAGTTGCGTGGACTGCCCCATGCGGACAGGGCATAACAAGCTCCTGTTTTCCGACCTCGGCAAATTGGACGCCTGCACTTCGCCAACCTGCTATCAGGCCAAGGTGGATGCACACGTCGCCAAGACCATCGCCGCGAAGCCGGAGCTGGTGCAGATCAGTACCGCCTATGGTGGCCAGAAGGAAGGCAGCCCGGTATTGCCTCGCAACAAGTACACCGCGATTCGGGACGACAAGCCCAAGTCGAAGGACGACGCCAAGCGTCCTGAGTTCAAGGTGTGCAAGTTCACCACGGAGGCCATCATCACCGAAGGCAGCGAGGTTGGCACAATCCATAAGGTGTGCGCCAATCCCACATGCCCCGTGCATCATCCAAAGCAGCCGACCAGCCGCAATGATGAGAAGTGGAAGGCAGAGCAAGAGAAGCAGCGCAAGGAACAGGCCATCGCCAACACGACCGGCATCCGTGTTCTCTCTGCGATCGGCGCAGCCGTTCCGGTTCGGTTGCTCAAGCGCGATTTGCTTTTCATCATCGAGCGGCTGGTATCCGTGATGGATGACAACCGTGTCGAGATGCTGGCGCGGCAGCACGGCATCCGGCAGAAGCGCGACGAAGGAGGCATCAGAAAAAGCTTTGCCGTCTTCGTTCGCCGTGCCGATGAAGGCACGCTCTCGCGGCTCTTGGTAGAGTCGGGCATCCTGCTTGCGGCCTCACGGGGGAACCCGTCCACCGTCCTCAAGGATGCGGCCACCGCCTACAAAGTGGACACCGACGCCATCTCCACCAAGGTACGGCAGGAGTTCACGGCGAAGAAGAAGGCACCGCAGCCCGCAACCAAGGCCGCAAAGAAAGCGGCCTGA
- a CDS encoding BON domain-containing protein: MRMREVGLVAGLLAGSGTVWAQANLPDAQVEANVLKALASAPELANEPIQTRTVYGVVTLSGTVADEATRGKAETLAANAKGVQKVVDELTLQGAATAGGPEKPNPAAGVTSPQRNNPDADQALDQQMDQQAGGSSQPGANPGTQPAPQAQANNGQYPPPPQGQYPPQGQYPAPQGQSQYPPPPPQRYPAYGQQPYRQAYAGQVGGRAVVIPAGALVQIRINEHLSSNHTVPGEIFHGIVVNDIFAGNAVAIPRGAAVQGVVINSTKSGTLKGRGEMSVQLTQLMLGGRTYPIVSDIWSHAGPDKTLETVNRTVGLGALGAVIGAVAGGGAGAAIGAGAGAAAGIGTSAASGKGQVVIPSEALLAFHLTQPTPVTTVSQQEMQRLAYGIPSGPPPPGYYRRPYYPPPPPPPGYYPY; the protein is encoded by the coding sequence ATGAGGATGAGGGAAGTTGGATTGGTGGCGGGGTTGCTGGCTGGCTCGGGTACGGTGTGGGCGCAGGCCAATCTGCCCGATGCACAGGTGGAAGCGAATGTGCTGAAGGCCTTGGCGAGCGCGCCGGAGTTGGCAAATGAGCCGATCCAGACGCGTACGGTCTACGGCGTCGTAACGCTGAGCGGTACGGTCGCCGACGAGGCGACGCGCGGCAAGGCCGAGACGCTGGCCGCGAATGCCAAAGGTGTGCAGAAGGTCGTGGATGAGCTGACTCTACAGGGGGCGGCAACAGCTGGAGGGCCGGAGAAGCCGAACCCTGCGGCAGGAGTGACCAGCCCGCAGCGCAATAACCCGGACGCAGACCAAGCGCTAGACCAGCAGATGGACCAGCAGGCCGGTGGAAGCAGCCAGCCCGGGGCGAATCCCGGGACTCAACCGGCTCCTCAGGCGCAGGCCAATAACGGCCAGTATCCTCCTCCTCCCCAGGGGCAGTATCCCCCCCAGGGCCAGTATCCAGCCCCGCAGGGACAGAGCCAGTACCCGCCGCCTCCTCCGCAAAGATATCCGGCGTATGGTCAGCAGCCGTATCGTCAGGCTTACGCGGGTCAAGTGGGTGGGCGAGCGGTTGTAATCCCAGCCGGTGCGCTGGTGCAGATACGGATCAACGAGCATCTCTCGAGCAACCATACGGTGCCGGGGGAGATCTTTCACGGCATCGTCGTGAATGACATCTTCGCGGGCAACGCGGTAGCCATTCCGCGAGGCGCAGCGGTGCAGGGCGTGGTCATCAACTCCACCAAATCCGGCACGCTGAAGGGCCGGGGCGAGATGTCGGTCCAACTGACGCAGCTGATGCTAGGCGGCCGGACCTACCCGATCGTCTCCGATATCTGGTCCCATGCGGGGCCGGATAAGACGCTGGAGACAGTGAACCGGACCGTGGGCCTGGGTGCTCTGGGCGCGGTGATCGGTGCGGTGGCTGGCGGTGGCGCGGGCGCTGCCATCGGTGCGGGCGCTGGTGCGGCGGCTGGAATCGGCACGTCGGCTGCCTCGGGCAAGGGGCAGGTCGTGATCCCGTCGGAGGCGTTGCTGGCATTCCACCTGACACAGCCGACGCCGGTAACCACGGTATCGCAGCAGGAGATGCAACGACTGGCATACGGAATCCCGAGCGGTCCGCCGCCTCCGGGTTATTACCGGCGGCCGTACTATCCCCCGCCGCCCCCGCCTCCGGGCTACTACCCGTACTAA
- a CDS encoding site-specific integrase, which produces MIDRTRYQFGSVTLKKRAKGADVWEFRYYETQADNTRKRKATFVGTTNQYKNKSDARVAVEALLLKLNEEKPQHHLGAVTFGAICDRYIEEELPERYSTRKSYLSNIKLHIRPRWERYLLHQIRPMVVEGWLKKMEMAPKSKAHIRSVMHLMFECAARWELFNDRRNPMQIVRVKDSSKRRQRPTVLTVNEYEAILGLLKEPYRTMVIVAQCLGLRVSEIAALQWEDFDFERQQLLVQRSIVNGQVDDVKTEYSRDHVPLHEALVEVLLEWSKEATPTEEGWVFASPLTNKPYQTTEVQKRHLRPAGWCLVECPRCGAGSGVWCQQDRPTPNGARLPIHEERRVAAGKFSSIGWHTFRHTYRSWLDETGAPMKVQQELMRHASIQTTMNVYGQAMTSSKREANSKVVEMVLKPMKASA; this is translated from the coding sequence TTGATAGATCGCACACGATATCAATTTGGAAGCGTCACGCTCAAAAAGCGGGCGAAGGGAGCCGACGTTTGGGAGTTCCGGTACTACGAGACGCAGGCCGACAATACGAGGAAGCGTAAAGCTACCTTTGTCGGGACCACGAATCAGTACAAGAACAAATCAGACGCGCGGGTTGCAGTAGAAGCCCTCCTCCTAAAACTCAACGAAGAAAAACCACAGCATCATCTGGGTGCTGTCACCTTCGGCGCAATCTGCGACCGATACATCGAGGAAGAGTTGCCAGAACGCTACTCAACCCGGAAGTCGTATCTGTCGAATATCAAGCTGCACATTCGCCCAAGGTGGGAGCGTTACCTGCTACACCAAATCCGGCCTATGGTGGTCGAGGGATGGTTGAAGAAAATGGAGATGGCCCCGAAGTCGAAGGCACATATCCGCAGCGTCATGCACTTGATGTTCGAGTGCGCGGCCCGCTGGGAACTCTTCAACGACCGCCGAAACCCCATGCAGATAGTTCGGGTCAAGGACAGCAGCAAACGGCGTCAGCGTCCAACAGTGTTGACTGTGAATGAGTACGAAGCCATCCTCGGTCTGTTGAAAGAACCGTATCGAACGATGGTGATTGTTGCCCAATGCCTCGGTCTTCGCGTAAGCGAGATCGCGGCGCTCCAGTGGGAAGACTTCGATTTCGAGCGTCAGCAGCTTCTCGTGCAGCGGAGCATCGTGAACGGGCAGGTGGATGACGTGAAGACGGAGTATTCGCGGGACCACGTACCGCTTCACGAGGCGCTTGTAGAGGTTTTGCTCGAATGGAGCAAAGAGGCCACGCCAACGGAAGAAGGCTGGGTCTTCGCCAGCCCACTGACGAACAAACCCTATCAGACGACCGAGGTTCAAAAGCGTCACCTTCGGCCTGCCGGATGGTGTTTGGTGGAGTGTCCGAGGTGCGGTGCTGGTTCGGGCGTCTGGTGTCAGCAGGATCGTCCGACACCGAACGGCGCTCGGTTGCCGATTCACGAGGAGCGTCGAGTTGCAGCCGGGAAGTTCAGTTCGATTGGGTGGCATACCTTCCGCCACACCTATCGTTCGTGGCTGGACGAGACGGGAGCGCCAATGAAGGTGCAACAGGAACTCATGCGTCATGCCTCGATCCAGACGACAATGAACGTCTACGGACAGGCCATGACATCATCCAAGCGGGAAGCAAACAGCAAAGTCGTGGAAATGGTACTCAAGCCAATGAAAGCGAGCGCCTAA
- a CDS encoding LysR family transcriptional regulator encodes MALPEIRLLQAAIALAEELNFSRAAERLHLTQPALSKQVFELEAQLGFRLFERNHQIVHLTDAGRAFVEEAREAVFHAERAVMAAKAVFNGADEILNVGKSAYTDPFLVSTLLSVRLQLFPGMRVKLWSNYSNALAHQVIAGTLDLALTTGVPDNPKLSVLNLADNPFYIAMSENDELAMNRELHIEDMHNRHWILLGRHANAHLYDAIQLVASDKGIRPSEIHPVMSPEETPELILEHRGLAFLPRNAAWRISRDGITMRPLSEPQLRLVTNLAVRSETKSRLVKEFVRATSRKMDSLALKSQGRLPLTGS; translated from the coding sequence ATGGCGCTGCCAGAGATCCGATTGCTGCAAGCGGCGATTGCCCTTGCGGAAGAGCTGAACTTTTCAAGGGCAGCGGAACGTCTACACCTCACCCAACCCGCTCTTAGTAAGCAGGTTTTCGAGTTGGAGGCGCAGCTCGGCTTCCGGCTGTTTGAGCGCAATCACCAGATCGTCCATTTGACGGATGCCGGACGCGCATTTGTTGAAGAAGCGCGAGAGGCGGTCTTTCATGCAGAACGAGCGGTGATGGCTGCGAAAGCCGTCTTCAATGGAGCCGACGAAATTCTCAATGTCGGAAAGTCGGCCTATACCGATCCGTTTCTGGTTTCAACCCTCTTATCGGTTCGTCTACAACTATTTCCCGGTATGAGAGTAAAACTCTGGAGTAACTATTCCAATGCGCTTGCCCATCAGGTCATCGCGGGAACCCTCGATCTTGCCTTGACCACGGGTGTACCTGACAATCCAAAACTCAGTGTTTTGAACCTGGCGGACAATCCTTTCTACATCGCTATGTCAGAGAATGACGAGCTTGCGATGAATCGTGAGCTTCACATAGAGGACATGCACAATCGCCATTGGATACTCCTCGGGCGACATGCGAACGCACATCTCTACGACGCAATCCAACTCGTTGCGTCCGACAAAGGAATACGCCCTTCCGAGATCCACCCTGTCATGAGCCCTGAAGAGACACCAGAGCTGATTCTGGAGCATCGAGGACTGGCCTTTCTCCCTCGAAATGCCGCTTGGCGAATCTCACGAGATGGCATCACTATGAGGCCGTTGTCGGAACCGCAACTTCGATTGGTGACGAATTTAGCGGTCCGTTCTGAAACAAAATCACGTCTCGTAAAAGAGTTCGTTCGGGCCACATCACGAAAAATGGACAGTCTTGCGCTCAAGTCGCAAGGACGACTGCCGCTCACCGGATCGTGA
- a CDS encoding TonB-dependent receptor → MLPVTPVTSMLRSRTESPRRLAKSLAFLWLLSIMLLPGSARAQFDSASVLGAVKDPTGAAVPGASVALRDVAKGVVTTQRAGNDGQYEFLNVSPGQYVVKITADGFEGAQTDPFVVTVSARQRVDLNLKLGAASDVVTVNGAATLLQTETSDRGATIQGTEAVALPLNGRSYADLTTLVPGVRKSLLENNAFPPRDASYDVNGLASVYNNFQLDGIDNNAYQEANQGYSSEAMVPSPDAIQEFNVQTDNYSAEYGRAGGAIINATTKSGTNAFHGGAYDYLRNTVLNAYGPFIGLGVKPTLVQNQFGGTIGGRIIRDRIFFFADYEGLRADSKTLTQAELPTAAEHAGTFTVDGTANNTGTNVIPVKNPYTGAVYTNGQVPLTDPNINPLSVLILKELPLPNIPGAALTANNYQYMGPNTTNDNKGDGRLDFFLSPRQTGFARYSQRAVTYFTAPPIPGLAGGNSNGYLSAHTRQIALGYNFSPSPTSVLEVRFGYTSTQASKQAIDFGQANVLAGLGFPNVPNNPQYTSGINSQSVTGFSAFGGQATSPQFQSPTQYNPKVNYSFVRGHHSLKIGYEYGWLAQAVDDFNPVFGSDAYAGKFSAATSATTQQAANLTDFLFGARNNYSLNNIAEVHLERFWHMGYIQDDWKPLPNLTINAGLRYEFVSPNLEKDNHILNYDPVNNRILHAGNGADMSTSAYTIHYTGDGSLAARGLVNPDYKDFGPRLGFSYQVRPGTVIRSGFGISYAYLFRFGDEGMLAYNGPDIVDATINQTPSQGLCTSLTQDPSTCFRRTQDGYQTNFATAQNYGSTKAETRYQPANFKTPYVESWHLSVQQQLPLKTTLEISYVGNHGVQIPTLYDLNEANLCTQAQVTANNCPSLLSRRPIPGFTDILTESNAGFLSFNSLQTKLEHRFAQGLFLTNSFTWERALSNSAADGEATNSTGDSAVVNYRNIAGDRGPATYNQPLNDTLSVIGDLPYGRGKQFGKNANGVEQAFLGGWQLTAINIVTSGLPINLTYIPATNVQVSTTSVLYSLRPNLVSTNAAVYGHKFVKSNTNVSGYLNSSAVSVPTGSQLFGNAGRNSLRGPAFGQLDLAAHKSFNLGSEARTLQFRIEAFNVLNATNFAQPDTTLTDGANFGTFSSALTSLFPSRQVQLALRFSF, encoded by the coding sequence ATGCTCCCAGTCACCCCAGTCACATCGATGCTTCGATCCCGTACAGAATCGCCTCGCCGTCTCGCCAAAAGCTTAGCGTTTCTCTGGCTGCTTTCAATCATGCTCTTGCCGGGGAGTGCTCGCGCACAGTTTGACAGCGCAAGCGTCTTGGGCGCAGTCAAAGACCCGACTGGAGCGGCTGTTCCCGGAGCAAGCGTCGCGCTGCGAGATGTAGCGAAAGGGGTTGTGACCACCCAGAGGGCCGGAAACGATGGCCAATATGAGTTTTTGAACGTGTCGCCCGGACAGTACGTCGTCAAGATTACAGCAGATGGATTTGAGGGTGCCCAGACTGATCCGTTCGTGGTGACCGTCAGCGCGAGGCAACGTGTTGACCTCAATTTGAAATTGGGAGCTGCGAGCGACGTTGTCACCGTCAACGGCGCTGCCACATTGCTACAGACTGAGACAAGCGATCGCGGAGCGACGATTCAGGGGACAGAAGCGGTTGCGCTGCCTCTGAACGGGCGGTCGTACGCAGACTTGACTACCCTCGTACCGGGTGTCCGCAAGTCTCTGCTTGAGAACAATGCGTTCCCGCCCCGAGACGCTTCGTATGACGTCAATGGGTTGGCGTCTGTATATAACAACTTTCAGCTCGATGGCATCGATAACAACGCATATCAGGAAGCGAACCAAGGCTACAGCAGTGAAGCCATGGTGCCCTCACCGGATGCTATTCAAGAGTTCAACGTCCAGACTGACAACTATTCCGCCGAATACGGTCGTGCCGGTGGCGCGATCATCAACGCAACAACGAAGAGCGGAACGAACGCTTTCCACGGCGGAGCTTATGACTATCTACGTAACACGGTGTTGAACGCATATGGCCCGTTTATCGGTTTGGGGGTCAAACCTACGCTCGTACAGAATCAGTTTGGCGGTACCATCGGCGGCCGCATCATTAGAGACAGAATATTCTTCTTTGCCGACTACGAAGGTCTGCGGGCAGACTCAAAAACTCTTACGCAAGCTGAATTGCCTACCGCTGCTGAACACGCAGGTACGTTCACGGTCGACGGCACTGCAAACAATACAGGCACCAATGTCATACCAGTGAAGAACCCCTACACCGGGGCCGTTTATACGAACGGACAAGTGCCGCTTACAGATCCCAATATCAATCCGCTCTCTGTCCTCATCCTGAAAGAATTACCGCTCCCAAATATCCCAGGCGCTGCATTGACCGCGAACAACTATCAATACATGGGGCCAAATACCACCAATGACAACAAGGGAGATGGGAGACTCGATTTCTTCCTGAGTCCGAGGCAGACTGGATTCGCTCGCTACAGTCAACGCGCCGTCACCTATTTCACTGCTCCTCCCATACCGGGTCTCGCTGGTGGAAATAGCAATGGTTATCTTTCCGCACACACCCGCCAAATCGCACTTGGCTACAACTTCAGTCCATCACCCACTTCGGTCCTTGAAGTCCGTTTTGGCTACACTTCCACGCAAGCCTCAAAACAAGCAATCGATTTCGGTCAGGCAAACGTCCTCGCCGGTCTTGGCTTTCCCAACGTGCCCAACAACCCGCAATACACAAGTGGCATCAACTCGCAAAGTGTGACCGGATTCTCGGCGTTCGGCGGGCAAGCAACAAGCCCACAATTTCAATCCCCTACCCAGTACAACCCAAAGGTCAACTACAGCTTCGTACGAGGACACCACAGCCTCAAGATCGGTTATGAGTACGGCTGGCTTGCCCAGGCAGTCGACGATTTCAACCCCGTATTTGGGTCGGATGCGTATGCCGGCAAGTTCAGTGCGGCTACAAGCGCTACCACTCAACAGGCTGCCAATCTCACGGACTTTCTCTTCGGAGCGCGCAACAACTACTCCCTAAACAATATCGCCGAAGTGCACCTGGAGCGTTTTTGGCATATGGGGTACATTCAAGACGACTGGAAGCCTCTTCCTAATCTCACCATCAACGCCGGTCTCCGATATGAATTCGTATCTCCTAACCTGGAGAAGGACAACCACATCCTCAACTACGATCCAGTGAATAATCGGATATTGCATGCCGGAAACGGTGCTGACATGAGCACGTCGGCGTACACCATTCACTACACCGGAGATGGGTCTCTTGCAGCTCGCGGATTGGTCAATCCAGACTATAAAGATTTTGGCCCGAGATTGGGCTTTTCCTACCAGGTGCGTCCGGGAACTGTCATTCGCTCTGGCTTCGGCATCAGCTATGCCTACCTGTTCCGGTTCGGCGACGAAGGCATGCTCGCGTACAACGGTCCAGATATCGTAGATGCGACCATCAACCAGACACCCTCACAAGGATTGTGTACTTCTTTGACGCAAGATCCCTCGACGTGTTTCCGGCGGACCCAAGACGGCTACCAGACGAATTTCGCGACCGCCCAAAATTATGGCAGCACAAAGGCAGAAACACGATATCAACCCGCGAACTTTAAGACCCCATATGTTGAGTCCTGGCATTTGTCGGTACAGCAGCAACTTCCTCTAAAGACAACTTTGGAGATTTCCTATGTCGGCAATCACGGAGTTCAAATACCTACTCTCTATGATCTGAACGAAGCCAATCTATGCACGCAGGCCCAGGTCACAGCGAACAACTGCCCGTCTCTTCTGAGTCGGCGTCCAATACCGGGCTTCACCGATATCTTGACCGAGTCGAATGCGGGCTTTTTGAGCTTCAACTCTCTACAGACTAAGCTCGAACACAGATTTGCCCAGGGACTATTTCTCACGAACTCCTTTACTTGGGAACGAGCGCTCAGTAATTCAGCCGCCGATGGTGAAGCGACTAACTCCACTGGTGATAGCGCTGTTGTTAACTACCGTAATATTGCCGGTGATCGGGGACCGGCAACCTACAATCAGCCGCTCAACGATACCTTGTCCGTGATTGGTGACTTGCCGTATGGACGTGGTAAACAATTCGGTAAGAATGCCAACGGAGTCGAACAGGCCTTCCTCGGCGGCTGGCAGCTCACTGCGATCAACATTGTTACGAGCGGTCTGCCTATCAACCTGACCTACATTCCGGCAACGAATGTGCAGGTGTCCACTACCTCCGTGCTTTACTCTCTGCGGCCGAACCTCGTGAGCACGAATGCGGCTGTTTACGGACATAAGTTCGTAAAGAGCAACACGAACGTTTCGGGTTATCTCAACTCAAGCGCAGTCAGCGTGCCTACTGGTTCTCAACTCTTCGGAAACGCTGGACGCAACTCTTTGCGCGGCCCGGCATTCGGACAGCTCGACTTGGCAGCGCACAAGAGCTTCAATCTTGGGTCTGAGGCGAGAACCCTTCAGTTCCGTATTGAAGCGTTCAATGTATTGAACGCTACCAACTTCGCGCAACCTGATACCACTCTCACTGATGGAGCCAATTTCGGCACATTCAGCTCCGCTCTAACCAGCTTGTTTCCATCTCGGCAAGTTCAACTAGCGCTTCGCTTTTCGTTCTAG
- a CDS encoding helix-turn-helix domain-containing protein, which yields MSDEKKPPASAGTPDGRPRIDREPLLDSHQAAAILKVHPRTLQRLVHRGEIAAVHVGKLWRFKASALTEWIDKGLAS from the coding sequence ATGTCCGACGAGAAGAAGCCACCGGCAAGTGCAGGGACACCAGATGGCCGCCCCCGAATAGACCGCGAGCCATTGCTGGACAGTCATCAAGCAGCGGCCATTCTGAAGGTTCATCCAAGGACGCTACAGAGGCTTGTGCATCGCGGCGAGATTGCTGCCGTTCATGTAGGCAAGCTGTGGCGTTTTAAGGCATCGGCACTTACGGAATGGATCGACAAAGGGCTTGCGAGCTGA
- a CDS encoding DUF1868 domain-containing protein, translating into MKSYAKSLSRRHMLKLSAGIGAYSVLNGLTGAIAEPLSQTGNTPPPHSSNPNANKFAEDRTARPFAGNTVICPLPKDSLIFQALTHVHHELTGHPFAQRLALLPPSSYHSTIFSGANDADRKPDVWPSDIPFDTPISECNQTLKERIGRARFPLSLPLRFRIDADPQSQPKDVSSIRLLPFDEAENRKVRDLRNRLSEVMKIHAPDHDSYRFHISLGYWVQPRTPEELADYDRVLAAALNKLTSEIHSIDLQAPVFCTFENMLSYSPREWLKIVPPGSVVEYTTSPRS; encoded by the coding sequence ATGAAATCGTATGCAAAGTCTCTTTCTCGTCGTCACATGCTCAAGCTCTCGGCTGGTATAGGCGCCTACTCTGTTCTAAATGGCTTGACGGGCGCTATTGCGGAGCCGCTATCACAGACTGGAAACACTCCTCCGCCGCATTCATCGAATCCAAACGCAAACAAGTTTGCCGAGGACCGAACGGCACGCCCTTTCGCGGGAAATACCGTGATTTGCCCGCTCCCGAAGGATAGTCTTATCTTTCAAGCGTTGACTCATGTCCACCATGAATTAACAGGGCATCCCTTTGCACAAAGACTCGCTTTGCTGCCGCCTTCCAGCTATCACTCAACGATCTTTAGCGGCGCGAATGACGCTGATCGGAAGCCGGATGTATGGCCTTCGGATATCCCATTCGACACACCGATCAGTGAATGCAATCAAACCCTCAAGGAGCGGATCGGCAGAGCCAGGTTCCCTCTGTCTCTGCCTTTGCGCTTCCGCATCGACGCCGACCCACAGAGTCAGCCGAAGGACGTCAGCTCAATTCGGCTTCTTCCGTTCGATGAGGCAGAAAATCGCAAGGTGCGGGATCTTCGCAATCGATTGTCGGAAGTGATGAAGATTCATGCTCCAGACCATGACAGTTATCGTTTCCATATTTCGCTAGGTTATTGGGTGCAACCGCGCACTCCAGAAGAACTCGCTGACTATGACAGGGTGCTTGCAGCCGCCTTGAACAAGCTGACAAGCGAGATCCACTCGATTGACCTCCAGGCCCCTGTCTTTTGCACGTTCGAGAATATGCTTTCCTACTCGCCACGGGAGTGGCTAAAAATCGTTCCTCCAGGGAGTGTTGTTGAGTACACCACCTCTCCCCGCTCATGA